Part of the Candidatus Diapherotrites archaeon genome is shown below.
AACTTATGTTATGCTTGTATACTTACATTATGTTACGGCGCTCTTTATAATTTTCTCTGAACTTATTTTTCTTTTCCTTTTTGTATTCAAAAAATCTTTTGCAGAAGTGAAAAAGTATTGGAAAATTATTGCTGTTTTTATTATTTTAATAATGCCTATTTTTATTTTTGCCCCAACACAAATTAAAAAATTTGAAAGCAGTCATTTATTTGGGGCAAAAACTGAAAACAATTTGACTGCCCTTTTTTACAATATATACAAATTAGTTATTGGAATAAATATTAATTCGTTTTTTTACTTAATGATCCTCCCTGTATCAGCAATAGTAATTTTTATCTTTATTATTTTATTTTCTTACGGCCTAATCTTGACTGTTAAATCGAGAAAAAGAGAACCAAAATTCTTTCTGATAACATTTGTTTTAAGCATTATATTGTCTGCTTTTTTATATATTATTGCACCAATGTTAGGAAGTTTCAGATATTATACATTTCTTATCTTTAATTCTATGTTTTTTGTTGCTTTAAGCATTGATTCGGTTAATAACAAAAATTTAAAATTTTTTATAATTAGTTTGATCATTTTGATATACTTCGTAATTTTCCTAAATTATTCAAATATTATTTTACTTGAAGATTGGAACAAATATTTTGGGCTTTAACATACACATTTATTTTTTTGTGTTCGACAAAATTGTTTTTTTAAAGTATAAAAGACCAATTATTACCATTGCCACAAAATTTAATATTAAGGCATAACCTAGAGCTGCCGCCAAGGTTGTTAAATTTACCACGAATTGCTGTGAAAATAATATGAAAGCGCCTTCTCTAATGCCAAGCCCCCCAATAGAAATTGGAATATAGGAAACTATAAGAGAAGAAGAATTTATGAGAATTATAATAAAAGGGGCTGCCATTTCACCCAAACCCAATAAAAGGACAAAAATCAACACGCCCTGCAGTATTATTCTAAAAAAGGTTATAACAAAGTTGCATAAAAGAATTGATTTGTTTTTTGCTAATGAAAGTAAAGTTTCATGAAAAACACCAAAGAAGGGGGTTACATTTTTGAAAATAAACCTCATTAAAAAATTATTTTTGCTTAAAGAAAAAACAGAATAAAAACCAAATATTATTGCCCCCCATAATAAAACCAGAAAAATAACATTCCAAAATAAGTTTTCAGGAGAAAAGAAAAAAATAAAAAAAGTTAAGAAAACAGACAGCAAAACAATTGTTATGCCCTTATCTAAAATCATTGAGGCAACTATCTGACCCGGCTTAAATTCTTTTCTCAGGAAATATGCTAAAGAAAAATCCCCTATTTTGCCCGGCGCCAAAAACCCGAGTGCCCAAGAATAACAATAATTATAAAAAAAGTGTTTTGAATCAATTTTTTTAATTTTATCCAGAAAAATTTTTACACAAATAAAATTTAGGAATATAATAAAGAATACTATTAAAAAAGCAAGAACAAAGAAAAGCGGGTTTATTTTTTGCAGTTCGGTAAAAACATTGTTGAAACCAACCCATTTTAAAATGAGAAGCAGGATTACTGCCCCGATAACTATTCTTAAAATTTTACTTTTATTTTTTTTTATTGAAATCATTATTTTATTACCTTAAAATAAAATTTTGGGTAACCTGTTAAAAACGTATTTATTTAAAAAACTCTTGATTTACATAAAAATTAATGTTTTAAACTCATATTGTAATATATATAGATTATAGCAGATTTATTTTTATTGCCTTAACAAAAATAACTGTTTTTAAGTAAAATGCGGTTTTAAATAATGAAAAAAAAATCTTCAAATTTTTTGAGCAGGTTAGGTTACAATGAAAAAATATTAATTTTTTGCGCTTTAATCTTTTCTTCCATATATTTAATTTTTTTCCCTGTTTTTTATGCATCTATTGATGAACATGAATATGCAAAAAATGCTTATCTTTTAAAACAAGGTTCCTTGATAACAGAGGACCCATTAAAGGCCTGCAGGGGGACATTTAATGGCCAAGGATTTATTTCAAATTATTATATTGGAAAATCATTATTTTTATTGCCATTCACTTTTATAGGGTTTAGTGCCTTAATGCTTTCCGGATTAATAATCCACCTGATAAACTTCTTTTTATTCTATTTAATTTTAAAGAAACTGAAATTTAACCCAATAAATTCCCTGCTTTATCTGTTATTTCCAGCTTTTATTTGGGATATGCGGACCTTAAACACAGAGCTATTAGTGTTAATGTTTCTTTTGCTGGGCTTTTATTTTTACTTATCAAAAGAATTAAAGAAAAACTATCTTTCAGGACTTTTCTTCGGTTTTGCCTGCATTGTAAGATACGATGCATTAATTGCTTTCTGGCCTTTTGCCTTGTTTTCTCTTTTTAAAGATAAGAAAAAATTTTTTGCATTAATAAGCGGAATAGTTTTGCCTGCACTATTTATTTTAGCATATAATAATTATTTTTACGGAAATTTTTTTACTGCAGGGTACGGAAACATAGGCACGTTAATTTCACACAAATTAAATCTGGCCAGCTCCTTTTACACTTTACTATTTGCATTAATTGTTATCACAGTAATGTACCCTTTAATGCTTTTAAGCCCCATTTTTTATAAAAAGCAGGGAAGAATTGAAATCTCACTGGTTTTATTAAGTTATTTATTATTTTATGTAAAGGCATATAACGTTCTATCATATGATTTTAACATAATTAAAAATTTTACAACCCAAATTCGCTACATAATCCCTGCCCTTGGCTTGCTTTTGATTATATACATTCCTTTATTTGAAACAATACTGAAAAAAATTTCAATGAAAATAAAATTTTTAAATCGTAATAAAATTTTTGCTTTAATTATTTTGTTTCTTTTTTGCGTTTTAACAGTGGCCTCATATTATCATTCAAATTTTTTAAAAGATAGATACACTGTTTTCCAACAAATTTATTCTAACACCCCAAAAAATGCCTTGCTTGTTGGTGGCAGTGATGACTGCATGTACACCCTCCGAGGGGCATTTGAA
Proteins encoded:
- a CDS encoding lysylphosphatidylglycerol synthase transmembrane domain-containing protein; amino-acid sequence: MISIKKNKSKILRIVIGAVILLLILKWVGFNNVFTELQKINPLFFVLAFLIVFFIIFLNFICVKIFLDKIKKIDSKHFFYNYCYSWALGFLAPGKIGDFSLAYFLRKEFKPGQIVASMILDKGITIVLLSVFLTFFIFFFSPENLFWNVIFLVLLWGAIIFGFYSVFSLSKNNFLMRFIFKNVTPFFGVFHETLLSLAKNKSILLCNFVITFFRIILQGVLIFVLLLGLGEMAAPFIIILINSSSLIVSYIPISIGGLGIREGAFILFSQQFVVNLTTLAAALGYALILNFVAMVIIGLLYFKKTILSNTKK